A window of Streptomyces sp. NBC_01224 genomic DNA:
CTGCGCGGGTCCGCAGGAGGAGGAAGGGACCTGAGGCCACGGCCTGCCCGTCATCCTCGATCCGGTCGGGAGCCGGCACTCGCCGGAGCGTCGGGTGCCGGAGGCAGGGCGGCCGATGACGGAGTGAGCCTGAGTGTGACGACGTAGGAGACCACGACCGAGACGATCACCAGCGGCATGACGGTCAGGCCCTCGGACTCCAGCAGCAAGGTGGCCAGCAGTACCGAGGTCATCGGCAGCTTCAGCATCGCCACGCACATGGCACCGATGCCCATCGCGAAGCCCGACGTCGGATTCAGCCCGGGGAGATGGGACAGCGCGAGTCCGCCCGCCGCTCCTACGAACATCGCCGGAAAGACGGGGCCTCCCCGGAAGCTGCTCAAGGACGCGCAGTACGCCAGCGCCTTGCACAGGGCGAGCACCAGGAGCGCGGCAACCGAGTAGCCCGCGCTCCGGGAGAGCAGCGGGTCGAGCGCGCTCTCCCCGGAGAACAGCACCCCGGATGCGTCCCTTCCCGTGCCCTGCGCGTACACGAACGCCACCAGACCGACGACCAGGCCCATGACCACGGTGGCCACCACCGTCCGCCGCTCGACCCGAGCCTGAAGGAGCAGGGCGAGCCGCTGAATGCCCGCGCCGGCGAAGGCTGCCGCGAGGCCCAGCACGACTGCCCAGCCGAACTGTGCGATGTCGGGCTCCTCGGCGTGGGGCACATGGTGGAGCGCCAGGGAGTACGTCCCCAGGCCGGTCCATGAGCCGAGACCGGTGAAGATGAGCGCCCCGATGCCGGCGGCGAGCAGTCCCGGCACCAGGACCATCCCGAGCAACATCCCGGCCAGCCCCGAGGCCTCCATCAGGAGAAAGGCACCCAGGAGCGGAGAGCCCAGCAGTGCGCTGATGGCGGCGAAGCTCCCCGCGGCTCCCACCACGGCACTCGCCTTGGGACTGATGCCCGGCTTGACCAGACGCACCGCGTACACGGCCAGACCGCCGCCGAGCGCGATGAGCGGCGCCTCGGGACCGAGCACGGCCCCGACACCCAGCGAGGCGAGCGCCGCGAATGCGATGCCGGGCAGCTCCACCGCCGAGGGCGCCCCTGTGTGCATGAGACCGTCGGCGGGCCGGTGGCCTCCCTTTCCGGGTAGGTGGCGGACGGTCAGCCCGACCAGCAGGCCGGCCACGGCGAGCAGCGGCACCGGCCACCACGAGGGCGTGCCGGCGAAGCCCAGCGCCCTGGGCAGGTCGTCGTAGGTGAGCGACTGGAGTTCGTGGACGAGGGCGAGGAAGCCGAACGCCACTGCCGAGATCGGGATTCCGAGAAGCGCCGCCACTACGAGGAGCATGGCGTAAGCGCGGGTGCGGATCAGTGTGAAGGGGTCCGGCGGCGCCGTGGTGGTGGCCGGCATGATCGTTGTCCCCTCGGTGTCGGAACCCATCTGGAACACACTGTTCCGCAAGCGTCCACAAGGAGTTAGCACAATGCGGTCACGTGGCCGCGATGCCCCCGCTGTGTGCGGGCGGTGATTTCCGTACGGCCATTCGCTTGGACCAGCGCCGTGGGCGGACTGCCGCCCACGGGGTCACAACGGCAAAGACGGGTTTCCGATGTGAGCACGCGGATGATGCACCGGGACGAAACCTCGACGAGGCGCTGGACCGGGCGCGCGACCGGGAGTGCCGCTGACGATGGCCATCAGGCGACGGCCATCAGGCCGACAGCCGCCTGGACGGGGGACTCCGCAGGACGGCGACGTCTCCCGGATGTGCAGCCGGGATGCGGTTGTTGGTGACCGGGGCGAGTCGCCCGGCCGGGCGGACGACGAACAGCACGTCGTGCCCGGCCGGGACGGCTTCGACGACCCGGTGGGCCACTCGGCCATGGGAGGGACCAGCTGTCCGTCCCATGGGTCAACGGGGCCCAGGATCACCCACGTGCACGGCCGAGATGCGCTGCGGTCCACCCGCTGTTGCAATGGCCAAGGCCGTGGTCTCCGGCGGAACCGGGGCAGTCGAGATTCTGAGGAGCTGGCGTGAGCGGCGAGAGCGACGAGACGGGACCGATCGACTACCTGGTGATCGAGTTCCCGACGGGAAGCCGGATGACGGGAGAAGGACTGCCCCTGCTGGTCGACCTGGTCGACCGGGGCATCATCCGGATCCTGGATCTGATCTTCGTCAGGAAGAACCAGGACGGAACGGTCGAGGGCGTGGAACTCTCCGAAGCGACCGGGGACGGCGGTGAAGACCTCGCCGTGTTCGAAGGGGCATCCTCGGGCCTGCTCGGCCAGGACGACATCGACGAGGCGAGCACGGTCCTCGAACCCGGCAGCGCTGCCGGAATCCTCATCTACGAGAACGTGTGGGCGGGACCCCTCGCGGCCGCGCTGCGCCGCTCCGGAGGCCGCCTCGTCGCCAACGGGCGTATCCCGATCCAGGAGGTCCTGGCCTCGCTCGACGCGGCCGAGTCCAGGGTCTGAGCCGTTCACGGTCCCGTCGGGCCGACCGTCCCCGCTCACCCTCGGTCGGGCGGACCGTCCGCGCAGAGCCAGTCAAAGGAGATGCACCATGCCAGGCCTTCTTCGCGGCGTCGCCCGTACGGCGGTGATCGCCGGAACCGCCACCTCGGTCTCCAACCGGGTCTCCCGGCGGCAGGCGGGCCGCTGGGCGCAGCAGGACGCCGCGCAGGCACAGGCGGCCCAGCCCGCCCCCGCAGCGCCTCCGTCGCCCGCTCCCACGTCTCTCGCACCGGAGGACGAGATGAGCAACAAGATCGCTCAGCTCAAGGAACTCGGTGACCTCAAGAGCCAAGGAGTGCTGAGCGACAGCGAGTTCGCGGCTCAGAAGGCCAGAATCCTCGCCCCCTGACGGGTCCGGGCCGGCCACCGGCGCCCGCTGCGGCTCACTGCCGCTTGTCGTCCCAGGGAGTGCCCATCCAGCTGTCGAAGGTGCGGATCAGCGCTGTCAGCGCGGCTGCGAGCCGCCAGTCGACCCACGGTGCGTGGACATGGATCTCGTCGTCGTCCGACCGGAACTCCAGCGGGACATCCTGGCCGGCCCGCCAGATGATGCGCCGCGGCCCCCGCGCCGCATCGCCGCTGCCGCTCAGGAGGCTGCCCACGCCGATGGCCACCTGGACGGGGAACAGCAGCCACCACACGTACTACCAGAAGATCCGGCCCTTGAGGCCGACCGCCTCCTGGCAACCGGTCTGCGCGACCGTCCAGCGGGTCCGCAGCCCCTTCCCGGAGAGGGCCTTCTCGCGGACGACTGTGCCGATGGGCTCACCCTGCGCGCCCAGCATCTGGTACGTGGCGACGCCATCGGCCGCGGATGTGGTGACCAGGGTCGCCACCCGGGCCCGGCGATCGGGACCGGCCCACAGGACGAAGGAACGCGCACCCGTCTTGCGGGCCGCGAGGTACGCGGGTATCCCGCCCTGCGGCAGCTCACGCTCCACATGGGCGACCACCCGGGACTCCCCGCCGGGCTCGTCCGCGAACTTGACGACATGGCCGATGGACGCGACCGCATCAGAGGCGATGTCCTGTCTCGCCTCCTTGTCCTTCTTCGGCCGGGGGACCGACTCCAATGTCAGCACGCTGCTCACCCGTGAACTCCTCCGTTGTGTGCCGTTCGGAAGTCGCGGAGTGGACGGGCGTCTTGAGAAGATCGATTCGTGGAGTCCGCTGAACCCTTCCCCGAATCCGGCGTCGAGCCGTTGCCCGACGGTCCGGCCGACCGGACCGCCCGGCGACGGGTGGTGCGCTGCCGCATGTGCGGGCGCCCGCTCACCGGTACGGAGTCACGCCGCACCGGCCTCGGCCCGGCCTGCGACGCCAAACTGCACCCGGCGCCCCCGGACATCCGCAGCCGCCGCCACGAGGTCGAGCAGGACCCGCTCCCCGGCACCTGAGCCCGGGCACGGCTACTCGCCCAGGCGGCGGAACAGCCCCTCCTGCACCACGGACACGAGCAGATTGCCTCCGCGGTCGTAGATCCGGCCGCGCGCCAGCCCCCGTCCGCCTGTTGCGATCGGCGACTCCTGGTCGTAGAGGAACCACTCGTCCGCCCGGAACGGCCGGTGGAACCACATCGCGTGGTCCAGCGAGTAATGTTCACACTACTTGGCAATAGGGGAGGGGTACGGCTCA
This region includes:
- a CDS encoding DUF6011 domain-containing protein, with the translated sequence MESAEPFPESGVEPLPDGPADRTARRRVVRCRMCGRPLTGTESRRTGLGPACDAKLHPAPPDIRSRRHEVEQDPLPGT
- a CDS encoding SHOCT domain-containing protein translates to MPGLLRGVARTAVIAGTATSVSNRVSRRQAGRWAQQDAAQAQAAQPAPAAPPSPAPTSLAPEDEMSNKIAQLKELGDLKSQGVLSDSEFAAQKARILAP
- a CDS encoding chloride channel protein — encoded protein: MGSDTEGTTIMPATTTAPPDPFTLIRTRAYAMLLVVAALLGIPISAVAFGFLALVHELQSLTYDDLPRALGFAGTPSWWPVPLLAVAGLLVGLTVRHLPGKGGHRPADGLMHTGAPSAVELPGIAFAALASLGVGAVLGPEAPLIALGGGLAVYAVRLVKPGISPKASAVVGAAGSFAAISALLGSPLLGAFLLMEASGLAGMLLGMVLVPGLLAAGIGALIFTGLGSWTGLGTYSLALHHVPHAEEPDIAQFGWAVVLGLAAAFAGAGIQRLALLLQARVERRTVVATVVMGLVVGLVAFVYAQGTGRDASGVLFSGESALDPLLSRSAGYSVAALLVLALCKALAYCASLSSFRGGPVFPAMFVGAAGGLALSHLPGLNPTSGFAMGIGAMCVAMLKLPMTSVLLATLLLESEGLTVMPLVIVSVVVSYVVTLRLTPSSAALPPAPDAPASAGSRPDRG
- a CDS encoding DUF6325 family protein gives rise to the protein MSGESDETGPIDYLVIEFPTGSRMTGEGLPLLVDLVDRGIIRILDLIFVRKNQDGTVEGVELSEATGDGGEDLAVFEGASSGLLGQDDIDEASTVLEPGSAAGILIYENVWAGPLAAALRRSGGRLVANGRIPIQEVLASLDAAESRV